The Cynocephalus volans isolate mCynVol1 chromosome 12, mCynVol1.pri, whole genome shotgun sequence sequence CTTTATTAAGGCCAAATGCTAAAATGGCCATAGTGAACAAGAATAATTAATTATTCCAAAATAGCATCCAGTCTAAATTTAATCTAAACTACCATTGgcaaagttattcttttttttttttttttttttttgacgtttGATTTGATTGAGGCAATTAATGATCAGAAGTAAATATAAAAGGTACTTGTATTTAAATCACTTGAAATCTTGGGGTTTGTAAGTATGTGACATAGACAAACATGATGGCATCTGTAATGAAGGCATGAGCACAATAGAAAATAGTAAGTAATTGTCACTACAGTAATATAGAATCCTAGTTGGTAAAACTTGCTGGAGGAagtggggagatgtaggtcaaagggtacaaaacagcagatatgtaggatgaaaATTCTAGAAGTATTCTGTTcagcatgaggactatagttaataaaactgCATTGCATTAGAGATTTgtgttaaataagtagattttagctactcttgtcacacacaaaaaaagtaactgTGAGATTATAGATATGTTAATCTGCTTCACggtagtaaccattttactactATTTATATGTATCCTATAACAccatgttgtaaacctcaaatatacacagtaaaatttatttttaaaaaatgagatttgcTGATTCCATCTTGATATAATTATCAGTTTAGCTTAATTTTTATCCATGATTGAAAGATTCTTTGAGCTGGACCATAATATGTTTTTTACATATccatgaatattaattttttgttattgcttttaGGCTAATTTAGCCACTTAGTTGTTTTTTCACTCGTAAGTCCTTAATACTCTTTGTCTTAAAGGTTTTGGTATTTGCatactgtatatttttggcacctagCAGATGTCTAGAAGATGAAGAGAATGATTTTTAGACTCATTAACTATTTTGAACACATTTCCTGGTCATATAAAAAGCTAACATTCTCCTAGAAGTCTTaagtgattaattttattttctgattttaagcCTTTTCAGAGCTTATCAACAAacatatattgtttttttttatgcTGACTGCATTTTACTAACTCTTGTAATAGGATCATAGAACTCAATGGTGGACAACCACCTCTAACTTACAAAAGGTTCCAGACTCTCATCAGCAAAATGGAAACACTAGAGATACCAGTAGAGACAATTACTTCAGAAGTGATAGAAAAGTGCACAACTCCACTGTCTGATGACCATGATGAGAAATATGGTGTCCCTTCACTGGAAGAACTAGGTAGGTGTAAACTAATAAATGTGGAGTTTAAGAGTTAACAAATCACAAATCACTCAAATTCTCCTTCTaattttgccatgtaaagtattTTGCattaggagggaaagaaaggggaaaacaaagaagaaaaaaagaaactcttaaaCTAAGAAGTGATTTAATCTGTACATTATGTATGTGTCCTATAAATATGTGATCTATTGTGATCACCTTAAGATGTACATTCTGAAGCTGTAGGTGAGAGCCTGTCCAGGCTGTGAATTCATTTTTATGCTACTcataatttttctgtaatttgtCCTCCCAATTATTatggttaaataaaaattagtttcagaagaatggttttcctttttttttttttaggttttgatACAGATGGCTTATCTTCTGCAGTGTGGCcaggtggagaaactgaagcACTTACACGTTTGGAAAGACATTTGGAAAGAAAAGTATGATGGTGTAGATTACATAGCCATGCTCATATTTCCAgcctgacattttaaaaataatttcactctcttttaaaataaaaaaacagactgTTGAAAAAGGAGGATTAAGGGAAATATTAAGATAGCGCAAACCTAATTGTTTGAAAGTTAATTGTTCCTCATTTAAATGGCCTTTCCCTCCTCTTGTGATTATTTCCCCTTTAGCTACTTCCATACACCTCTTCTGTTCTTTCTACCTAAGCTGGTATCTGATGACCATAACTTTGAAGCTAGGATAGAATTCTTCTCTGTCACCTTTACCTCAGTGTCAAAGAGACAGGTTGAAGGTGTTTTCAGCCTTGTGTTGGGAATTTGAAGGTAATTTATTTCACATGAGTATGTGCTGCATGAGGATGGTTGAAACAAAAtgctcactttttaatttttattaaaacgtGTAATTTGTGGCTGGGATAATAAGATTTTTATTCCCCAAATACTGtgtaactttttttcttatctcaatttttaacccttttaaaatggaaaaggcaaTTAGTTAATGTAATTCTCTGTATTTCCAGGCTTGGGTGGCAAACTTTGAAAGACCTCGGATGAATGCAAATTCCCTGCTTGCAAGCCCTACTGGACTCAGTCCTTATCTCCGATTTGGTTGTTTGTCCTGTCGACTCTTTTACTTCAAACTAACAGATCTCTACAAAAAGGTATTATCTAAAATTGgagcttatttttcaaaatactttttaaaaaattgctgataatacttctttgctttttaattgtaGGTGAAGAAGAATAgttcccctcccctttctctttaTGGGCAACTGTTATGGCGTGAATTTTTCTATACAGCAGCAACAAATAATCCACGCTTTGATAAAATGGAAGGAAACCCCATCTGTGTTCAGATTCCTTGGGATAAGAATCCTGAGGCTTTAGCCAAATGGGCAGAAGGCCGGACAGGCTTTCCATGGATTGATGCCATAATGACACAGCTTCGTCAGGAGGGTTGGATTCATCATTTAGCCAGACATGCAGTTGCTTGCTTCCTGACGCGAGGTGACCTGTGGATTAGTTGGGAAGAAGGAATGAAGGTAAGTCTAGATAATGTAGCATGGTTTTATCTTGAAAGAATCCATACCTTATTAAAACAAATCCTAGAAGTTGTCTATTATGTAGATTCATTTATAGTCTAGTTTTTTAGTGGATAATACATTTAATCACTGCAGTATAGGCACACTTTTGGAGAGGATTGTGTAATCAGACAGAAGAAATGGTGATAACTGATTTAAATTGATTAACCTAAAGTAATTTCAATGGTTAAACCAGCCTAGCTGTTAAGAGAATTATAAGATTTAATACTCTGTGTTTATTGGATAGATATATTTATAGGTGATCATTTCTGTCATAAAAAGAATTCACTAAGGAGTTCTTAGAAACAGTGAAttcatataataaattttaaaatataaataatttcacCTCACTTTAATGTCACAGCTTCTTAGTACTACTTCTGTTGTGTAAAGTGAATCATGCTACATTTTGCAACATCACCTTGTGGTTATACATAACAGGACTTACAAGTACCCTTCTGGCTATATCAAATTTTCATTATCCAAGAATCATTTCTGATCCTGTGTTTCTTTTGCATCTTATATTCCTAGTACCAGGTTGTATATAAAGCATGCACTTAATGAATATAtagaaagcatttattttaattgttttcttttggatCAAGGGATTTAAAGTTTAAACTGTGTAATGTTAGTGCATTTTTTAAGCACATTTATATTTGGGTGTGCTTCCCTATTCTAGGCCATTATACAAagcttctaaaagtttttttgttggtgatttttgGTAGCATTTTTGCCTGCTTGAAATTGATTTAATCTTTTTCTCTATGTACTAATATCCTATCTTATTCTTTTAAGTCAGTGACTTGAGTGATTCTTTTTACTCTCCTGCCAATAACACTGCAAAGATTGGGAAGGAAATTCTGTTCAGAAATCTGTATTACTAATATGTTTCTTCCCTAAAATAGCTCGCTATAGAATAGAACATACACAAGGAAACTAACTTTGGAACatttaattttacagttttgtgcTAAATTTTCTTTGCCTTGACTTTTGACCTACAGTGACCTTGAAAATGCTTGCTTTAAGAATTATGGTGTGTGCAAACTAATTGGTTACTCTTACTTCTGAAGGTATTTGAAGAATTATTGCTTGATGCAGATTGGAGCATAAATGCTGGAAGTTGGATGTGGCTGTCTTGTAGTTCCTTTTTCCAACAGTTTTTTCACTGCTATTGTCCTGTTGGTTTTGGTAGGAGAACAGATCCCAATGGAGACTATATCAGGTAAATCAAGGGTAACTATTATTCAGTTTGAATAGCTAATCCAGGAAGAGCTTTTCATGTTTAAGCAATGCTTAAAGTATTCCTCACTCATGATGGGCAGCAGAGATGAAGAGAAGGGTAGACAGATCATTTCAATGATTTTGATTCAATTTTGGTTACCCATAGCTGGTATAATTAGTTTGTTATAGTTTGCTTATAGtgcattttattaataatttatcttCCTTCTTCCCAAAGGCGTTATTTGCCTGTCCTAAGAGGATTCCCTGCAAAATACATCTATGATCCCTGGAATGCACCAGAAGGTATCCAGAAGGTAGCCAAATGTTTGATAGGAGTCAATTATCCTAAACCAATGGTGAACCATGCTGAGGCAAGCCGTTTGAATATTGAAAGGATGAAACAGATCTATCAGCAGCTTTCACGATACAGAGGACTAGGTATGTCAGTAACTGCCTTTGTTTCTTTGTCAGCTGTTTAGGTACCCATCCTTGAATTGTATTTTGATCATCATACTTACTAGAAATTTTTTCCCTGTAGGTCTTCTTGCATCAGTACCTTCTAATCCTAATGGGAATGGAGGTTTCATGGGGTACTCTCCTGGAGAAAATATCCCAGGTTGTAGCAACAGTGGAAGTAAGTGAAAAGGAAATTTCTTTACTTAGtaatataaagagattaataatttattgaaccTCCCTGTAATATGTCTTACAAAATCTATCTTTAAAATTAGTGTTTTAGAGTTTTTGTACACAGGCATACATGTGCacttgcacatacacacacatttttcctCTCTCTATTGGTGACATTTTAGAGATGGAGTAGGTACTTGTAGATGGAATAGATACATGTAGTAGATACTGGGTCAAGTTAAAGATCTTCTTGCAAACTGAATGAGGAGAGTAATTTTAAGGGTAAAATGAAACTTAAATCTCATGTTTTTAGAATGATCATTATTTTTTACTCTCTTTAGGTGCATGTCAGCTCTGAGGTAATTAATTAAGGTCAGTGGCCCTGTGAACATGGCCAAAAGATTTATCATACACACATATAGGGCCTTTAATCCTTTTGCacttgagttttttgtttgtttgttttacaaagtCTGATCTCTGATAGTTTTCTGTTTGATATGTATTtagttatattaatttttaatatttatattcataatatCAAGAAGTCAGTATGTTTTGGAAATTTGAATTATTGTATCAGTTTGCTAATGAAAAATAGCATGAGGCTAAgtaatttgattaaaaacaagTCAGCATTTGAggaatgcttattttttttaaagtcagataTTCTAAGTTGATAGTAggaataaaacctttaaaaaaagttgaaccttttttaattcagaaatatcctgcatgggccggccccgtggcgcactcgggagagtgcagcgcttgggagagCAGCGGCACTTCCgtcgcaggtttggatcctatataggaatggccggtgcgctcactggctgagcgcagtgcgggcgacaccaagccaagggttgcgatccccttactggtcacaaaaacacacacacacacacacaaaaagaaagaaatatcctGCATACTTATAAGAGCAGCATGTATTTTATCCTCCAAGAATTAGTTTtgggagaaaggaacaaaagcacTCACATTTTGACTGCCTACCTTGTGCCCAGTAGTAGGGGATTTTTGCTTACATTCTCATAATAACCTTCTGGGGAGGTAGCAGTGGGATCCTCATTTTATGACTGGGGAAATAATCCCAGAAAGGTTAGGTAACTTCACAAGATCTGAGAATTAGTAGTTGAGCTCAGATTCAGATCCAAGTCTGACTAGCTATGCAAAGCTTGTCTTCTTTACTGCATCATTGGGCCTCCTCTGCAAATGTAATGCCATATATATTgtttagaagataaaatattttattattggaaTGTGATTCACCCAGCAGTCAGTTGCCAGAGATGGCAATATGCTTCAGAAATGTTCTTTCTCAGGGTCTCCTACAATTTGAAGTAAACTTCAACAAGGTATCATTTCAAAAGTTATTCAGTCTCCTTTTCAGTTCACAGCCTGCCTTGTCAGCCCACACACAAGTGTGAGGGACAGAAGCTCTGTGAAGCAGTGAGATAACAGGCAGGTAGCAAAGGCATGGGAACCAGCAGGCTCCATGTACCTGACTCATGGACAGTGATGGTCTATACTGCCTTGTAGTCCACTCAAATTTCTATCCTTTATTTGGAGTTAACTTCAGAAGCTATCATGGTATTAAGTTAAATTGGGATAATTTTGCTTCACAAACTTGTAAACATAAGGTTGTTTATGATATAATAATTAATACATCTTGAAATTATTCTAATCATGTAAATATTTACCTTTAACACACTTTGTAGCTAGGTTCTATGAGtctttcaaaagacacagaagacATGAAAGCTACATAGAGCTTACAGCCTAAATGGGGGTGTGgagggaaacaaaaacaaatgaaaaagtgatTAATTGTAAGATGCTACaataagagaaaagggagagatcATTGAGAGCTGAAGGAATTAGAGAAATTTTCTTGGAAAATGGTGAAATGGGTAGATTTGGGTAGTCAGATAAAAGAGAGAACATTTTATACCTGGAAATGGGAGTGATTGTGGAAAGATCCTTAGGATTTAGACTATGCTATTAAGCATTTCTTCCTTCAGGTTTCTGCTGTATTTGAAAGGACTTACATGTTTCTAAAGCATATCCCTTTATGTCCTACGCTTATCCTGTCTGTAGGCTTTTATTTTATAGTATGAGGCATGTCAGAGGAcaattttctttgacttttttttttttagatttttaaatgactgtGAAAAATTCTTAATCTCTACAACACAAATTGCGTTTTTCTCCtctcatttttatgtattttttttattctcaggAAAGAATGAGCTATTCATAGATGTCTTAAAGTACTTTTGTTCTTATAATAAAATAGACCACAATCTGTTTACTATAGCCAtgtgttttagttattatttaatttttagtttaattttttttctgttgtacaGCATCTGTCagcattattagtcattagggacaAGCGAATTAAAACCGCTATGGAATGAACTTCACACCCACTTAGGGTGATCAGCAGCTACTGATTGCCTGAGATTAAAGGGTTTCTGGGACACAGAACGTTCAGTGCTGTAACctggaattatttattttaaaacaggtaAATTGTGTAGTGAGTTGCACCACTAAGTTGTTAAAACAAAACCAGTCACTATAGAGaatttagaaaactcagaaaaacagaaaagagaaagaacaaaaatcaccCACAATTCAATAGAGACAGTCACTATTGaaattttggtgtatttccttttacaattttttaaccCCCTGGTAATTTTGAGTCTAAATTTAAGTTTTCCTTATTTGGGCATGTGATTTTTTTGTTCATAGGGAGGACTGagattcattctttaaaaagcatataaataACCTTAAATACAGATTCTAAAAATTGGATTTGTAGTCTTAATACATACATCttgaattttaagtaattttactGTATTTGAAATACTAACAGGTTGCTCTCAAGGGAGTGGTATTTTACATTATGCTCATGGTGACTGTCAGCAAACTCATCTCTTGAAGCAAGGTAAGAATGAAGAATTTGAGCATactgttctttgttcttttcaccttttctgtcttaaacatacattttttaaatgtgtaggaA is a genomic window containing:
- the CRY1 gene encoding cryptochrome-1 isoform X2, yielding MGVNAVHWFRKGLRLHDNPALKECIQGADTIRCVYILDPWFAGSSNVGINRWRFLLQCLEDLDANLRKLNSRLFVIRGQPADVFPRLFKEWDITKLSIEYDSEPFGKERDAAIKKLATEAGVEVIVRISHTLYDLDKIIELNGGQPPLTYKRFQTLISKMETLEIPVETITSEVIEKCTTPLSDDHDEKYGVPSLEELGFDTDGLSSAVWPGGETEALTRLERHLERKAWVANFERPRMNANSLLASPTGLSPYLRFGCLSCRLFYFKLTDLYKKVKKNSSPPLSLYGQLLWREFFYTAATNNPRFDKMEGNPICVQIPWDKNPEALAKWAEGRTGFPWIDAIMTQLRQEGWIHHLARHAVACFLTRGDLWISWEEGMKVFEELLLDADWSINAGSWMWLSCSSFFQQFFHCYCPVGFGRRTDPNGDYIRRYLPVLRGFPAKYIYDPWNAPEGIQKVAKCLIGVNYPKPMVNHAEASRLNIERMKQIYQQLSRYRGLGLLASVPSNPNGNGGFMGYSPGENIPGCSNSGSCSQGSGILHYAHGDCQQTHLLKQEAPRALVSAVGNVLVRKRTHRVLVLKSRDRALIRKHSGGIPLQLKLVGSPILFSYLKMFFIDGKQLHFEMHCF
- the CRY1 gene encoding cryptochrome-1 isoform X1; amino-acid sequence: MGVNAVHWFRKGLRLHDNPALKECIQGADTIRCVYILDPWFAGSSNVGINRWRFLLQCLEDLDANLRKLNSRLFVIRGQPADVFPRLFKEWDITKLSIEYDSEPFGKERDAAIKKLATEAGVEVIVRISHTLYDLDKIIELNGGQPPLTYKRFQTLISKMETLEIPVETITSEVIEKCTTPLSDDHDEKYGVPSLEELGFDTDGLSSAVWPGGETEALTRLERHLERKAWVANFERPRMNANSLLASPTGLSPYLRFGCLSCRLFYFKLTDLYKKVKKNSSPPLSLYGQLLWREFFYTAATNNPRFDKMEGNPICVQIPWDKNPEALAKWAEGRTGFPWIDAIMTQLRQEGWIHHLARHAVACFLTRGDLWISWEEGMKVFEELLLDADWSINAGSWMWLSCSSFFQQFFHCYCPVGFGRRTDPNGDYIRRYLPVLRGFPAKYIYDPWNAPEGIQKVAKCLIGVNYPKPMVNHAEASRLNIERMKQIYQQLSRYRGLGLLASVPSNPNGNGGFMGYSPGENIPGCSNSGSCSQGSGILHYAHGDCQQTHLLKQGRSSTGTSLSSGKRPSQEEDTQSIGPKVQRQSTN